Below is a window of Thunnus maccoyii chromosome 16, fThuMac1.1, whole genome shotgun sequence DNA.
GCATTTCAGTGTCCTGCAGACTGTTTGTGTTGGTGCACACCCCAGCGCTCCAAGTGTCTGAGCTTACAACCGTCTGACTTGCATATTGCAGtctgatgacacacacacacagtctcatgTGCTCGCACTCCGACTGATTCTTTTCACTCTCATATACAAACGCCAGCTGGCTGCACTTCCCGCTTGATCATTAGCGCCATTATGACTTTCCTGAAAAGTATGCAATATATATTGAGTCGCAGTGCATCATTAACTTCTGTGTGGAAACAGGTCTGTGGGGAACAGTTCCAGATCTTTGAAGCAGGGTAAACTTACCAGCATGCATTTCTGCAGCCTGGAGATCAGGTCAGAACAGGTAGCTTACAGTAGACTGTTTTCAAAAGGCTTCATTTTACCTGTCACGCCTTTTTATAAGGCATTCATACTCTGCATTTCCCTATTAACACATGATCTAACTATGACATTTTGAATGTCTGATTGCAGAAATTCTTTCCCTATAGTTTGATTTCACCCTAAAAAGGAAGTATGTGTTTAGCTCCTCCTTAAGCTCCAGTTGTTGATATAATTTTGGCTCGTAACTCTGTTCGGACTCTTCTGAAAACTGAGTGAAGAGTTTTGCTAGCATACAGCCATCATCACTCTCACTGCACGAAGACTTTCACTCCTGCTGGCTCCttcccccccctccttctcttcctcctcggTCTTTTGAagttctccccctctctctcccctcctgcAAGCGTTGTTTAAATACAGAGGAGCATGTCTCAGAGGTCCCACGCTGTCGTTACCCGGCTCTTTTCAGCCGCTCCTTAATTGcataacacacatacaccagcTGGGCGAGGAATTCACAAGGCTAACTTCAAAGCCCACTCTTAATATATTACTCCATAGTTTTGCTTTTCTCCCCTCTGCGCTGTCTCCCCTTCATCCATCTTTTGGGCCTGTGTTTTTCAGAGTACGAGGAGGAGTGGAGCGACTGGGCTCCTTGCAGCGTCACCTGTGGACACGGCACCCAGAAGCGCACCCGTTCCTGCGGCTACGCATGCACAGCGACTGAGTCACGCACGTGTGACCTGGAGAGCTGTGCCGGTAAGCTGCATAAACTCTGTGATGTGGCAAGACTGTAAAACCTGACTTGTGTAACAAATAGTAACCACTTTTTAATGAAAGTATTTTAATAGCATGAAAACTTTACTTGCCTCATCTGTCACCAAACACCTAAAAATCGCCCCAGTAGAATATATGACAAGACCAGGGCAACCCAGACTGTGCAAAACacattagtttcacaataacagctCCAAAATTGTTTGgaggggtgtttttttttgtctattcatttctattggcctgcgtccatgtcacatgactgtcaagtttctgtccgctcaaaaaaaaaaaaaggcttacattccttttattctcagtggaaaatgcaatattttagtTTCGGCAttagtttcagtgttttgataacatttctagttagaaatatgcattttattttcataatcttcattcagtgaatgtatatgacatttagtttgtcagttattacgaAGATTTCTTCAGGCTTTCtgtcgttgctatggtggttgctatcGATGAAGACACATAGTTTTTACATGTTGAAAAGAGCTAGAATGGAAGGAAAGATCCAGTGTTGTTAGATATTGTCCCCACTAACATTTTAAGCCCCTCCCAGACATGCACCCCTTTAATCTTTGTTAATCTGATGGCAATTCAACATGTCTGAATAAGCACCCTGAACACGTAAAAGTCATGCAGGCAATCTCACAGGTCCAAAGGTGGACCTGTTAACGTTTCCGTTTCCATTTCTGCTTTCGTTTTCAGCATGGCACAAGTCTGAGCATTCCCCAGCATCATGATGGTCATTAATTAAGgtttcaacagtaaaataagtttATAAAATCCATCGACAATGAAGCctgtgaaagaacaaaaaaaaatctcttccTTGCTCCCTTTCTATCATAGCTTTTTTAACTcaccactctctctctgctcccccTTTTGCACCAGCTGTAAAGAACACTAACATAAGATGCATTTatgtctgaatgaaaaaaatatttctatgtATTCTATTGTAACATAGGCAGCAGATCTAGTAAATCGATCTAATAGTTGATAAGGACAATCTATTAGAGGGGAGAAAAGGGAGTGAGCGTTGGTTGAttttaacatgtgatctgtttctggatacattatctggataatgacattTGATCCATGTGCTTTTGCATTTACATCTGGTATTAATAAGCGCTCTTCTTACCAAGATTCTCCCCACACTGTGATTGTATCTCAATATTTAAATTAGCTAGCCAGGGCTGATTGACTTATGTAGGACAAAGGTGCAACCCATAAATTCAGTCACgaaaaacgacctatagttacgtttgagtgacaggggaagtgacacatttcagatgacgtcaatataatgtgactttcttttctttataaggtgattttgGCTTATTATGAGGAGGCaggtggatggctagatagttatTTGGCAGATAGTTGgcaaaaagttgcaaaagcagcaggagTGCAGTGTTCGAGACCATTAACCGGACATTTTTACTGTCACGTCGGGACATTTTACCGCATTTTACTGATCATttaaacccaaaccatgatctttccctaaccctgaccaagtggtttttgtgcctaaacctaaaccaACAGCGTTAAATGAAACGCGAAAAGCTTAAAATGCATAGACATGACACGCTAAATGTCCTTGAAAGTGGTATGCTATGTATCTGCCATCCCATGAGATCACATTGgcccacacagtcatttagtgcaaaaatgcattcaaaagtttatccgaagcttatatgagtcttcagcagtctgtgttagtcatatcaagtggatatctgacacatttacagtctttttagcgtcaaattccctctttgtgttttctcagacagtgtttccctgttgagctgtggtggaagtatagtaacaaaaaaagggactttggcactaaaaagactgtaacgttgaaagatatctacttgatttgactcatttacactgctgaagcttcatattagcttcagataaacttttaaatgcatttttgcacagaaggaggactgtggattttggcctccatcacttacattgtgagtgcattatgaagacatcttctaatggtcagtatgaacaggaggaatgattacagcaagaaaaacatgtttcaatgttcatttggactcctgactgttgttttaagacagacttgaaaaactgtaaacccatcctttaacacattttttcctTATCCAGATATAGATCACAGGTTAATGAAAGGTGGAAATGGGGTCCTAAGGcttcaacagcaaaatatattttttaatccaGCACTGATGGACCCTGTGAGAAAAATAAGAACACTGCTCTTCCTTCACACCACTCACTGCTGCTCCAGCAGTGATATCACTCCTTCTTGCTCACTGCGTGCCAAATATCCAATGTCTGAGTAAAGCCATAACAAACATTTATGTGACAGGCACCAAAGCCTGAATGAGTAAAAGCCATTAATTACtttaacagaaaaatgaaataagattttttaCATATGTCTTGTCTGAAAGGGTTTTATTAAAGAAATTTATTAAAGAAATCAGATTTCTTCTTGACAATcatatgtctgtgtttttgagaAACATATAAGTGTAACTGTTacattttgtgttcatgtgtgcatATGACTTTTGATCATTTATAATTAAACAACCTTAAGACaatcttcttctttcttcctctctgtcttatAGACAGTGTGATGGCAGTGACAGAGCTGACACCCATCCACATGTCCAACGGCACCAACTCCCTCGAAACAAGTACGtacagattgtgtgtgtatacagatCAATAGTCAACAGGTTGCTCCCCATTCTTTCGATGGGTGTTGGCCTGTATATGAAATATTCTGTTCCATTCAGTGGAGGGTTACAAACTCTATCAATCACACTGTGAGTGCCTGGTTTTGATATTTAGAATTCTCCTTTTCCAGCATGCTGAGAGCTGCTCTGCTGAGGCTGTGAAAGACACGATGAAACACTGACCCTGCCTCCCAGAAATGTTTGAATTGCTTTTTAGTTTCCATTTTATTGCTCTCCTGCCACTAAGCACCGGCCAGAGAACGTGATAGTTCTTTTCACTCTGCAAACATAACAAAGGATACAGAGGGAAAGGAGAACACGATATAGTGTCGGACATTTTCCTTCTCAACTCCACATCCACTATAGAAAGCAAATAGAGAATCGTTTTTAATTTGACCTCAGCCAAAAGCCTTTTTAAACTAGTTTTTCTTTCTAAGCCCGTCTCTCAATCACTCTTTTTATGCTTTAGAACAGCACTGTGggtttcaaagaaaaaaagctttttaaaactgGCACTCTTCTTTATGGTAATCAAAACAAGTTATATTTTAATGGGTTTCTCTTGTACATTTTGGGCTGTAAATGTTTAACTCTGCAGACTTTTTCACAGGCCTGGGATTGTTTCAAAGTATTAGGCAGCATCTTTCAGCCTGAGCAGTCAGTCAATGTAGTGTCATGTCCATTAATGTTATGGACTGAAGGGACACATGTCTAAGTTGGCCCTTCCTTGTCTTTTGTGGACAAGATAATTTTGTTTTGAGGGGCTGATTTCACCGAGGAGACAGACCAGAGGTTCAAGGCAGGCCAAGAGCAAATCTTTTGTAGCCTACACAGcttatcttctctctctctacaatGACCAGGTTTGAAGGAACTCAAAACATACATAATAGCACAGATCTGTAGTAACAAGCCAGGTCCCAGTGTAGTCATTTGTAGCTATCACAAGATCTGGCATGCAGTGAAGACAAAGATATGCTgataatatatacaaatatttctactcatgaaaataaatgtgcttCCTTTATTAACTTTTGGTTTCTCCTCAGTGAATTTTATCTGTCAGTCTCATTAGTATACAACTTCATTTTGAGTTAAATGATCTTAGGAAAACATCTAGTTGAAATTTTTCTGACCAATATTTCTGTTGGAATTGTGATTCTTTCCTATAAAATAAATTGCAGGCCCATGTTTCTAATCTGCAAACGAGATACCTTGTACCTAGCATCATGATATTCATATatgtctttatatttattaataacaGCTACATAGTTGGTCAGTTATGGTACTAATGACAAACTGTTGATTTTGTACAAGTGTGCcatgtgtgtattgttttaATACAGAATAAAACTAAGTGAAGTCTAACAATATTTGATAAAAGAAAAACGAAAACTAATGATAATGTTGATAATTCCGTAGCTAcataagctaacgttagcttaaaaGACTGACAGAACAGACTGCTAGGCAGCTCTGAATTCTGGAGATCCTGGAGCTTTTAAGGTGATAAGTTTAAAATTATAATACAGTCTGATGtgctaaaatgttaaaaaaattataCTATTTCAGTATACTCAGTTTTTCCTCCAAAACTAATCATCATCTTGCTAGTAAAATATGggactgtttggttggtttatttttgaaacaccagaagaagaaacatcacAGTTCTGAAATCTGAAATCATTACAGAGCAGAGTTTCAAAAtgttctgtgaaaaaatgtaacCCTTTTCAATTTTCCACACCCTCACtatacccccccacccccgcctTAACCCAGATGTAGACAGCTGTGAGAAGTGGTTAAGCTGCAAGAATGACTTCCTCCAGAAGTACCTGCACCAAGTGCTCACAGAGCTCCCCAGCTGCCCCTGCTCCTACCCTTCTGAGGCTGTTTACAGTGCCGTCAACATCCAGGACTCCAAACTTCGCAAGACCTACCGCTGGAGGGACGCAAGCGGACCCAAAGAACGCCTGGACATCTACAAACCCTCAGCCAGATTCTGCATCCGCTCAATGCTGTCATATGACAGCACAACATTAGCGGCGCAGCACTGCTGTTACGATGATCAGATGAGACTGATAACACGAGGGAAAGGAGCAGGGGCGCCAAATCTGATCAGTACCGAGTTCTCACCAGAACTACATTATAAGGTAGATGTTCTGCCTTGGATCCTATGCAAGGGGGACTGGAGTCGGTTTCATTTGGTAAGGCCACCTAATAATGGGCTAGACTGTGCTGATAACCCCCCCGAGCAAGTATTTCAGACAGAACTGAAAGAGGCGAGGGAGTACTGACACTGTGGGGTTGTGGAGTCACAACAAGAAGGGAGGATGATAGAGACATATATGGTGTTGGTAGTTAAAATCACCATTTCTCCTATCAGCCGTCTTCTCTGACATACTGTTCAGTCCTGCAGGAGCACGGAAAAACTGAACTGTTTTGTTAATAAAGCGTTTCTGTGGTCCATTTACCATGGGGGGACTTCTGTCAGATGATGTAAAGCTTTGTTGTTACAATCTCATGGCTCCCTGCATCAATGGACACTTGTAAACTTTTATTTAGGAAAAAGGGATGTAACTTTCAACACATCTGAAAATACGATTTGAAGACATGAGCAACCAAGACAGCTGAATCTTTTTTTATACTCATATGTAGACTGTTGgtgcacagcagcaaaaaaaatcGACGCTGATGTTGGGACCATTGGAAGGACAATGAAACATACCCAGTGTTGTAAAGTATGTTCTGTTTTCAGCTCATCCCTGTCCCTGTATGCTGCTGCTATTCTGCTGGGAtgtgctgagctgagctgaatgTCTCTGATGGCagtggcatgtgtgtgtacagtatgtgtgtatgtgtgtgtggtgggaggATGAGCTTATTTATTGGCCCCTGTAATATTTTAATCAGATCTAGTGTCCCATGAAAGGAATTCCTGTCATGCTGCTAAACAGGGAATAAAGTCAAATGGACTATTGGACTACATGTTGCCTACTTGTTCATCTTTACAAAAACTGACAGAATTATTGCCAGAGCATGTCTGGAATTTTCTTCCTGTCCACATCTGTCATGTCAGTATATTAACACAATGCATGCTACCACAGCAGGAAAACATATAGTCTGTTTTATGTTCCATAAACTGTGGAACAGTTTCAGGTAAAATTTCAGGTAAAAGTTGTCCTGTCTGAATTTACAACCATGTTGGgaaatattgaatcatttcCTTTGGAAAAAGACTCTTCACTTGGCTACAGTATTTGTGCCGAACTAATATGATTACATTGTACGATGTAAACATCACCCTGTTGAGATTTTGACCACTAGCAGCGCCACTGAGCAATGTTTCAAGGAACAGgtctccattttgtttgttatgtACATGCACAAGGATGAACGTGTTACATTTCTGCCATGGGTTTTTATGGTATTCTACTAATCAACCGTTTGTGGTTGTTAATTTTGTTTAGACAgggaaaaatgttatttatttaataagtCTGTTTCAGCAGCCTTTATTGAACACCACTGCCCGTAAGCCCTAGACCATAATGAGTTGTACAACACAAGTTCGACAGAATAAGTTGAGTCCATGGGCAAGTTAAATAGTTGTGGCTAGCTCAGATGTGTCTGTATCAATAGCAGCAATGAGGGGTGTATTTTTTAGGACTGATGACTCTGTGGATGACAGTGTCAGTCCATCACTTgggtccagactgaaacatctcaacaactggatggattgccataaaatatTGTATTGACATTCGTTGTGATTGTGAGTGTGATGAATCcaaatgactttggtgatcctctgacttttcagcaccaccagcaggtcaatgCTTTCATTTATCCACTAAAATATCCTAACATCAATGAGATAGATTGGGGTgagattttgacattttgacattcatggttggcatctcaacaactattggatggactgccatgaaatgtGGTAATATTACGAATATTCACGTCCCCCTCtagatgaattgtaataactttgatgaccccatgacttttcatctagGTTAGAAATTTAATTTGGGATACTTTTGTTTATACACATCAGCCACAGCTGTACTTTTCAATgttaattagaaaatgttagcatgctaacacactaaactaaaatgttgagcattaaaacatgtaaacatgaaaGCTGATAAACATCAGCAAGTTAGCATTGTCACTTATTAACATTTAGCTGAAAGCATACAGTGCCTAAGAACAGTCACAGAGATACTAGCGTGACTCTAGACTCTTAATCTTGTTTAAACACCAGAAATTAAAGCTAAACAATTGGGCAAATGTCTTTAAGAGTTGTAAAACTAATTATGATAATATAAATTGCCACGCTGGTAACTTTACATTGTAGCTTTTTTTGTGTGCTAGCAATTGAAACATTGTTTAACTTTAACATCACAAAGGTTTCAAGATCTACTAGTAACTACTGTAGTAGATATATCTTTGAATATGGACTGTAAACCAcaggaacatgtttcactgtttcagagagacagaataaGAAAGATATTCTATTGAGTAACACATTTAGTGAAACTGACTCGACAGGAGTGACATTAGCCCTGAGGCTATCATTAATTCCTGCTGTTTTGAGACCTTTATTCAAATCACACTCACAATCACTTTTACTTGTGCAGGTATGTCAATGACAACACCTGTATTATGTGATCTCTTTCCACATGTGAATGTTAGCCAGTGGGAATCCAGTGAGGGATTGTGTCCTGGTGACTCCTGCTGGTTGATCTGGGCTCCTGCATGGAGAGGGGTGGGGCCTGGCAGGATTTGAAACTCCATGTACTGAACAATCACAGAGTCTGAGGGGACAAAAATGTTAGCCATATTTCTGCCTCGGCCTGTCTTACAAATTCAGtttaccagcacctctaaagctcactgaacAACTTagtttatcttgtttgtttaatctatacagaaaacaaagtataaaaatgatACATTGTGGTTTCACTGGGGATTCTATGCCCCTTGTGAGAAGTGGTTAACTCTTGGCAGGAAAGtgaataagcacatttcccaaaatgtcattttatgcaTCATGGTGCATTTTGGTGATATGACAACAGGTAAATGAAGaagacattcatgtttgtaaTTCTGGAAACTGATGACATTGATCCCTGATTTATTAGCTATGCATTACACAAAGTCCTTTTAAAACAGTGAATTAATGCACTTTCTAAATAGGACATCACACTTTCTCTGGTTTTCTCTGAATCTTTTGGTTTAAAAACCCTGTGACAATAGTGACAATAACCTTGAAGTCTGTGCCACCTAATATCACGTGCCAATGTTTCCCCACCCCTTTGAGTCTATTATCTGCACTCTGTCATCTCCAGTGTGTGAAGCAGCCCTCGGATCAAGGTAACCTAATAAGGTTACAGTGTTGATTTAAACTCATCCTCATCCCCTTTGGTATTAGTGCTTGTTTGCACTCGGTTGTTCAATTTCTTCCGCTGAATATCCAACCtgtgttgaaatatttttctttctccctggTTGTTGCATTCCATCAAACGCAAACCTTGAGTGTTCTTTGACACTTGGAGAGAGGCTCTGAAAGACCGGGGTGTGAAGGGAAAGGTGAAAAGTGAGACGGTGTTGATAGAGGAAAATTAGACTGAttgcgggtgtgtgtgtgtgtgtgtgtatgtgtgtcagaaGGAGAAAGTTGAAtttgaaacagaaacatgaactTTAGTTgacaaaactaaatgaaaatgttctcatattttcacagttttatttgacagtaa
It encodes the following:
- the ism2a gene encoding isthmin-2 encodes the protein MQRREAAHLWLLVLTVVSVSVSGFPTNLKRTAARDRNASASIIEAIAESRHGDDQQSLEELQQQNLLQTLPSSPRSRNRWSQPRHQGVLPPPEPEEDSEPFILDLRNFPELANADMSSQNPNIQVTIEVVEDTQTETEVEIDLAKESQRNDWSVSSSEWANSHKKLFWPLFWEYPEQAENGLGRASLEEQSEEYYDPEEPVLSGVGGDWGGHWNKEWDAKDNYEYEEEWSDWAPCSVTCGHGTQKRTRSCGYACTATESRTCDLESCADSVMAVTELTPIHMSNGTNSLETNVDSCEKWLSCKNDFLQKYLHQVLTELPSCPCSYPSEAVYSAVNIQDSKLRKTYRWRDASGPKERLDIYKPSARFCIRSMLSYDSTTLAAQHCCYDDQMRLITRGKGAGAPNLISTEFSPELHYKVDVLPWILCKGDWSRFHLVRPPNNGLDCADNPPEQVFQTELKEAREY